From a single Lolium rigidum isolate FL_2022 chromosome 7, APGP_CSIRO_Lrig_0.1, whole genome shotgun sequence genomic region:
- the LOC124670969 gene encoding uncharacterized protein LOC124670969 gives MLTPNPTDPSFVLPSLLCTEHEQIDRMYEEIKNLATSFSATDKDGVDDDSVRPELSNERNLICLSNLQSIAECIHMLRSLEPSLHYGLGKLVDEEEMSSKGETVQEPVLLGGEEEHEIETKSESSTARIEVEEFDAYRNRWELLWRPARKFEDMTLLSPMVFTHCTPGHSPWAAIVGTSLQIYSVRVAELHQVEGADLSWPLEVYGVVAARDTVDNSRNPIFLRPRYNCQMLTPHDPFLHLMGPSRAILSTDPVIIEIQLKVKGRAKSEDRKLISKVCHISGESFGTFLVRDDHCAIELRCEQVKQSVQATVSRARLVERGSLPSQFGGLVLCCSLPDGAIEDATDQSKQIVMLDSKDGTLPMGKHQCFDMSRSVIAVELEGRLKVTIEAYAPSGTITGHVLFTPQKCNITKAICYLGYSSVEITIAWSLLPSSKKSSCQTL, from the exons ATGTTGACACCCAACCCGACAGACCCGAGCTTCGTATTACCTTCTCTTCTGTGCACCGAGCACGAGCAGATTGATCGTATGTACGAAGAGATCAAGAATCTAGCGACTTCCTTCTCCGCTACAGACAAAGATGGAGTTGATGATGATTCAGTGAGACCCGAGCTCAGCAACGAGCGCAACCTGATCTGCCTCTCCAATTTGCAATCAATCGCCGAATGTATTCACATGCTCCGCAGTTTGGAACCATCTCTCCACTACGGTCTAGGCAAACTGGTTGATGAGGAGGAGATGAGCAGCAAGGGAGAAACTGTTCAGGAGCCGGTGCTGCTGGGCGGAGAGGAAGAGCACGAGATTGAAACAAAGTCTGAATCGTCGACGGCCAGGATTGAGGTCGAGGAATTTGATGCCTACCGTAACAGATGGGAATTGTTATGGCGCCCTGCCAGAAAATTTGAGGACATGA CTTTATTGAGCCCGATGGTCTTCACGCATTGCACACCAGGACACAGCCCATGGGCTGCTATTGTCGGGACTTCTTTGCAGATATACTCGGTTAGAGTTGCGGAGCTACACCAGGTCGAGGGAGCAGACCTAAGTTGGCCCCTGGAGGTATATGGTGTAGTTGCCGCCCGAGACACGGTGGACAACAGCCGCAACCCAATCTTCCTTCGTCCAAGATATAACTGTCAAATGCTCACTCCACAT GATCCTTTTTTGCACTTGATGGGTCCATCTCGTGCAATTCTCTCTACGGACCCTGTTATCATCGAGATACAACTGAAAGTAAAGGGCAGAGCTAAGTCTGAAGATAGGAAGTTGATCAGTAAAGTATGTCACATCAGCGGTGAAAGTTTTGGGACATTTCTTGTGAGGGACGACCACTGTGCGATAGAGTTGCGTTGTGAGCAAGTTAAGCAGTCCGTTCAGGCCACTGTCTCGCGTGCCCGCCTTGTTGAACGGGGTTCATTGCCTTCTCAGTTTGGTGGCCTAGTTTTATGTTGCTCACTTCCCGATGGAGCTATTGAAGATGCTACAGACCAATCTAAGCAAATTGTGATGCTTGATTCCAAAGATGGAACACTACCGATGGGTAAACACCAATGCTTTGATATGTCCAGGAGTGTTATTGCTGTAGAGTTAGAAGGAAGACTAAAAGTTACCATTGAAGCATATGCACCATCTGGTACCATCACCGGACATGTTCTCTTCACACCTCAAAAGTGCAACATAACCAAAGCTATATGTTATCTTGGTTACTCTTCGGTGGAGATTACTATTGCTTGGTCCCTTCTCCCATCTTCGAAGAAGAGCTCATGTCAGACCCTTTGA